The Urbifossiella limnaea genome has a window encoding:
- a CDS encoding M20 family metallopeptidase → MTPAATLAELVSRPSVNPMGRTDLPADILYEHRVTDYLHGRLRDLGVSVERYAVRPGRDNLVALYEPPGTPAFSTVFECHQDTVPVDAMTVEPFAARVEGGRLYGRGACDVKGGAAVMLAAFERLVREKPAGSARVTLAYTVDEEHTFLGVQELVTRGLAADSAVVAEPTLLNIVSAHKGVVRWVAETAGRACHSSRPENGVNAVYRMARILTAIERYATELQARPPHPSLGPRTTSVGRITGGVSPNTVPDVCRIDIDRRLLPGETAQAAAADLEAFLKADPVIDFPFTLLQSHAACPPLDPARSGELAARLGAAIDAVAGRHEVHAVPYGTDASTLSGGGIPAVVFGPGDIAQAHTKDEWIDLAQLDPAAEILFRFACAK, encoded by the coding sequence ATGACCCCCGCCGCCACCCTCGCCGAGCTCGTTAGTCGCCCGTCCGTCAACCCGATGGGCCGGACCGACCTCCCTGCCGACATCCTCTACGAGCACCGCGTCACCGACTACCTCCACGGCCGGCTCCGCGACCTCGGCGTGAGCGTCGAGCGGTACGCCGTCCGCCCCGGCCGCGACAACCTCGTCGCCTTGTACGAACCGCCCGGTACTCCGGCCTTTTCCACGGTCTTCGAGTGCCACCAGGACACGGTGCCGGTGGACGCCATGACGGTCGAGCCGTTCGCCGCTCGTGTCGAGGGCGGCAGGCTCTACGGCCGCGGGGCGTGCGACGTGAAGGGCGGCGCCGCCGTCATGCTCGCCGCGTTCGAGCGGCTCGTGCGCGAGAAACCGGCCGGGTCGGCACGCGTCACCCTCGCCTACACCGTGGACGAGGAACACACCTTTCTGGGCGTCCAAGAGCTCGTCACGCGCGGCCTCGCGGCCGACTCCGCGGTCGTGGCTGAGCCGACGCTCCTGAACATCGTCAGCGCGCACAAAGGCGTCGTCCGCTGGGTCGCGGAGACGGCCGGGCGGGCGTGCCACAGCTCGCGCCCCGAGAACGGCGTGAACGCCGTCTACCGCATGGCGCGCATCCTTACCGCGATCGAGCGATACGCGACGGAATTGCAAGCCCGCCCGCCGCACCCGTCGCTCGGGCCGCGGACCACGTCGGTCGGCCGCATCACCGGCGGCGTCAGCCCGAACACGGTGCCAGACGTGTGCCGCATCGACATCGACCGCCGGCTTCTTCCGGGCGAAACGGCCCAGGCCGCGGCCGCCGACCTGGAGGCGTTCCTGAAGGCCGACCCCGTTATCGACTTCCCGTTCACGCTCTTGCAGTCACACGCCGCGTGCCCGCCGCTCGACCCAGCCCGCTCCGGCGAACTGGCCGCGCGCCTCGGGGCCGCCATCGACGCCGTCGCCGGCCGGCACGAGGTTCACGCCGTGCCCTACGGGACCGACGCCTCGACCCTCTCGGGGGGCGGCATTCCGGCGGTCGTGTTCGGCCCCGGTGACATCGCCCAGGCGCACACGAAGGACGAGTGGATCGACCTGGCACAGCTCGACCCCGCGGCGGAAATCTTGTTCCGCTTCGCGTGCGCGAAGTGA
- a CDS encoding TraR/DksA family transcriptional regulator, with protein sequence MTKTRTNRFRTQLRALADRVGATAAGLEEQVRTPTGGESAGGLSNAPLHLGDVGSEVYNQELNATLLENEAHLRGEVQAALDRLDSGTFGTCEACGRAIGEERLEALPYVRHCVGCAAKMQSGAAVNLNSGRPTAWQSTLDDTDIDGVQNDDVHAAGTPGGGGPEGGLAGTNSGRGNPADVSNLESAMGSGQFDERTEGAAEDDGAHAGSSGGAVGGFPANKRSGSAKRPR encoded by the coding sequence ATGACGAAGACCAGGACGAACCGCTTTCGCACGCAACTCCGCGCCCTGGCCGACCGCGTCGGGGCGACCGCCGCCGGGCTCGAAGAGCAAGTCCGCACGCCGACCGGCGGCGAGAGCGCGGGCGGACTCTCGAACGCTCCCCTACACCTCGGGGACGTGGGGTCCGAGGTCTACAATCAGGAACTGAACGCCACGCTGCTGGAGAACGAAGCACACCTGCGGGGTGAGGTGCAGGCAGCCCTGGACCGTCTCGACTCGGGCACGTTCGGCACCTGCGAGGCGTGCGGCCGGGCGATCGGCGAGGAGCGGTTGGAGGCGCTGCCGTACGTCCGCCACTGCGTCGGCTGCGCGGCGAAGATGCAGAGCGGCGCGGCGGTGAACCTGAACTCCGGCCGGCCCACGGCTTGGCAGTCCACCCTCGACGACACCGACATCGACGGCGTCCAGAACGACGACGTTCACGCCGCCGGGACGCCCGGCGGCGGTGGCCCCGAAGGCGGACTGGCTGGCACTAATTCCGGCCGCGGCAATCCCGCCGACGTATCGAATCTCGAAAGCGCGATGGGCAGCGGCCAGTTCGACGAGCGGACGGAGGGCGCCGCCGAGGACGACGGGGCGCACGCCGGCAGTTCGGGCGGCGCGGTCGGCGGCTTCCCGGCGAACAAGCGCTCCGGTTCGGCAAAGCGGCCGCGTTGA
- the rpsS gene encoding 30S ribosomal protein S19, producing the protein MSRSLKKGPYVDLRLLGKVEKQGPNKEPIKTWARDCTVVPEFIGATFLVHNGKSFLRVYCTEDMIGHKLGEFSPTRTFKGHSGGKAKGGK; encoded by the coding sequence ATGAGCCGGTCGCTGAAGAAGGGTCCTTACGTCGACCTCCGGCTCCTCGGCAAGGTCGAGAAGCAGGGGCCGAACAAGGAGCCGATCAAGACCTGGGCGCGGGACTGCACCGTCGTCCCGGAGTTCATCGGCGCGACGTTCCTCGTGCACAACGGGAAGTCGTTCCTGCGGGTCTACTGCACCGAAGACATGATCGGCCACAAGCTCGGCGAGTTCTCGCCGACGCGGACGTTCAAGGGTCACAGCGGCGGCAAGGCGAAGGGCGGGAAGTAA
- the rpsC gene encoding 30S ribosomal protein S3, with protein sequence MGQKVRPTGFRTGIMRPWRSTWYASKADFSELLIEDFKVRAFVQKYLTNKKDRKVQRPAISDIKIERTRERVTITISSSRVGAIIGKKGEKIDNLTKALEKLTRRHIEVKTIEIARPEIDPQLIAEDIAEQLERRASFRRTMKQAMQRAMEGGAKGVKLQLSGRLGGSEMARCEKGMEGSIPLSTLRVKVEYGFSEATTPQGNIGIKCWVNQGDYLTGDIIDPTDASGAPTQRRRGPRRGPGGFGGGGR encoded by the coding sequence ATGGGTCAGAAAGTCCGACCGACCGGCTTCCGCACGGGGATCATGCGCCCCTGGCGCTCCACGTGGTACGCCAGCAAGGCCGACTTCTCCGAACTGCTGATCGAGGACTTCAAGGTCCGGGCGTTCGTGCAGAAGTACCTGACCAACAAGAAGGACCGCAAGGTCCAGCGGCCGGCCATCTCGGACATCAAGATCGAGCGGACCCGCGAGCGGGTCACGATCACGATCAGCAGCAGCCGGGTCGGCGCCATCATCGGCAAGAAGGGCGAGAAGATCGACAACCTGACCAAGGCGCTCGAGAAGCTGACGCGGCGGCACATCGAGGTGAAGACGATCGAGATCGCCCGCCCCGAGATCGACCCGCAGCTGATCGCCGAGGACATCGCCGAGCAGCTCGAGCGCCGGGCCAGCTTCCGCCGCACGATGAAGCAGGCGATGCAGCGGGCGATGGAGGGCGGCGCCAAGGGCGTGAAGCTCCAACTGTCCGGCCGCCTCGGCGGGTCGGAAATGGCCCGCTGCGAGAAGGGGATGGAAGGCTCGATCCCGCTCTCGACCCTCCGCGTGAAGGTCGAGTACGGGTTCAGCGAGGCCACCACCCCCCAGGGGAACATCGGGATCAAGTGCTGGGTGAATCAGGGCGACTACCTGACCGGCGACATCATCGACCCGACGGACGCGTCCGGCGCCCCGACGCAGCGGCGCCGCGGCCCGCGGCGCGGGCCGGGCGGGTTCGGTGGCGGCGGCCGCTGA
- the rplD gene encoding 50S ribosomal protein L4 translates to MADLNGANGAAKAPASSRVTEYTTAITVPVVNKAGAEVGSITVDPKDFGGKISKQLMHEAVLMFLANQRAGTHSTLRRGEVAGSTKKLFRQKGTGNARAGTKRTNKRRGGGTAKGPKPRDYYYRLPKKAVKAANRMAVLSKIVDKEIVVLDELALAAPKTKEVFGLLKSLKVGKKTTEGGEKDVTLADTTVLIGTNGLDQNVYRSARNIEGVKVLPVAEFNCYTVLRQKRLLVTKAALEAFIKPPATATAAPKAEKPAIKRRGRAARIAARKVAAK, encoded by the coding sequence ATGGCCGACTTGAACGGCGCCAACGGGGCCGCGAAGGCTCCCGCGTCCTCGCGTGTCACCGAGTACACGACCGCCATCACCGTCCCCGTGGTCAACAAGGCCGGGGCCGAGGTGGGGTCGATCACGGTCGACCCGAAGGACTTCGGCGGCAAGATCAGCAAGCAGCTGATGCACGAAGCCGTGCTGATGTTCCTGGCCAACCAGCGGGCCGGCACGCACAGCACCCTCCGCCGCGGCGAAGTGGCCGGCAGCACAAAGAAGCTGTTCCGGCAGAAGGGCACCGGCAACGCCCGCGCCGGCACCAAGCGCACGAACAAGCGGCGCGGCGGTGGTACCGCGAAGGGGCCGAAGCCCCGCGACTACTACTACCGCCTCCCGAAAAAGGCCGTGAAGGCCGCCAACCGGATGGCCGTGCTGTCGAAGATCGTGGACAAGGAGATCGTCGTCCTCGACGAGCTGGCTCTCGCCGCCCCGAAGACGAAGGAAGTGTTCGGCCTGCTCAAGAGCCTGAAGGTCGGCAAGAAGACGACCGAGGGCGGCGAGAAGGACGTGACCCTGGCCGACACCACGGTGCTGATCGGCACCAACGGGCTGGACCAGAACGTGTACCGCAGCGCCCGCAACATCGAGGGCGTGAAGGTGCTGCCGGTCGCCGAGTTCAACTGCTACACCGTGCTTCGGCAGAAGCGGCTGCTGGTGACGAAGGCGGCGCTCGAGGCGTTCATCAAGCCGCCGGCGACCGCCACCGCGGCCCCGAAGGCCGAGAAGCCCGCGATCAAGCGCCGCGGCCGGGCCGCCCGCATCGCCGCCCGTAAGGTCGCCGCCAAGTAG
- a CDS encoding PEP/pyruvate-binding domain-containing protein, translating into MSDLLPFLSVTAADAPRVGGKGFSLGRSIAADLPVPPGFVVTTDAYRRLQPTGVHSDAAFVTSFAEYLRQLGDCPVAVRSSATGEDGSEASFAGQQETILGVRGLDAVLDAVERCWASLHTERAKAYRAKQGVDDSDLAMAVVVQELVPADAAGVLFTRDPLDTTGRRMLVEAAWGLGEVVVSGRVTPDRFTLDRDSGAVLDRRLGAKDVRVGVAGEEAVSDADRARFCLSDSELSRLADLGRRVEAFDGEPRDIEWAVAGGRVYLLQSRPITVATAADRETALRESVEDLRAKAAPGGTVWVRYNLSEVLPAPTPMTWGVVQRLLAADGGFGAMNRDLGAPPDPGLGALSAFDLVAGRPMANLSRMPRMQGAHPPFEYPFAALKADPRKALDPKPTLNPLAGGGLMGWLRLPATVWRLTRLMSRTKREAETFAERFTTEIVPPFVAAAREALARDWARVPSSALVAAVQEWTQRTLVDFARHSLKPTVFADLCWSTLVERLKPAMGDERARAAVGELSLGAQPPADAHLAGGLRDLAAGTLGREEFLERFGHRGPNEMELSQPRWAEVPHQLDALVRSGDGHRSQPAGATESWDRVAAEAKLTGTAKAQAGVWVNRLRTYLGLREAAKHYLLLGYAVIRRALVTIDRRYGFHGGVFYLLPDELPLVIADCYTDLAPGIAQRRKRRQAELSLEVPPVLFSDDLEAIGRPLPAPDGGDVLTGVALSAGTAEGPALVLTEPTAPPTEGGYVLVCPSTDPAWVPLFARAAGLVMETGGVLSHGAIVAREFGLPAVAGLPGAVRRLRTGQRVRVDGGCGTVTVLE; encoded by the coding sequence ATGTCCGACCTGCTCCCCTTCCTCTCCGTTACTGCCGCCGACGCCCCCCGCGTCGGCGGCAAAGGCTTTTCGCTCGGCCGCTCCATCGCCGCCGACCTGCCTGTACCGCCCGGGTTCGTCGTCACCACCGACGCCTACCGCCGCCTACAGCCGACCGGCGTTCACTCAGACGCCGCCTTCGTCACCAGCTTCGCGGAATACCTGCGGCAATTGGGCGATTGCCCAGTCGCGGTCCGGTCCAGCGCCACCGGCGAGGACGGCAGCGAAGCCAGCTTCGCCGGCCAACAGGAAACGATCCTCGGCGTCCGGGGCCTCGACGCCGTTCTGGACGCGGTGGAGCGCTGTTGGGCGTCGCTCCACACCGAACGGGCGAAGGCGTATCGGGCGAAGCAGGGCGTGGACGACTCAGACCTGGCGATGGCGGTCGTCGTGCAGGAACTGGTGCCGGCCGACGCGGCCGGCGTGCTGTTCACCCGCGACCCGCTCGATACCACCGGCCGGCGGATGCTGGTGGAAGCGGCGTGGGGGCTCGGCGAGGTCGTGGTGTCCGGCCGCGTCACGCCCGACCGCTTCACCCTGGACCGCGACAGCGGCGCCGTCCTCGACCGACGGCTCGGGGCGAAGGACGTGCGCGTCGGTGTCGCCGGCGAAGAAGCGGTGTCGGACGCCGACCGCGCCCGCTTCTGCCTCAGTGACAGCGAGCTGTCACGACTCGCCGACCTGGGCCGGCGCGTGGAGGCGTTCGACGGCGAGCCGCGCGACATCGAGTGGGCCGTCGCCGGCGGCCGGGTGTACCTGCTGCAGTCGCGGCCGATCACCGTCGCCACCGCGGCCGACCGCGAGACGGCGCTCCGCGAGTCGGTGGAGGACCTCCGGGCGAAGGCGGCCCCAGGCGGCACGGTGTGGGTGCGTTACAACCTGAGCGAGGTACTACCGGCGCCGACGCCGATGACGTGGGGGGTTGTTCAACGGCTACTCGCGGCCGACGGCGGGTTCGGGGCCATGAACCGCGACCTGGGGGCGCCGCCCGACCCGGGGTTGGGGGCGCTGTCGGCGTTCGACCTGGTCGCCGGCCGGCCGATGGCGAACCTGTCGCGGATGCCGCGGATGCAGGGGGCGCACCCGCCGTTCGAGTACCCGTTCGCCGCGCTCAAGGCCGACCCGCGGAAGGCGCTCGACCCCAAGCCGACGCTCAACCCGCTGGCCGGCGGCGGGCTGATGGGGTGGCTACGGCTGCCCGCGACGGTGTGGCGGCTGACGCGGCTGATGTCGCGGACGAAGCGCGAGGCGGAGACGTTTGCGGAGCGGTTCACGACCGAGATCGTGCCGCCGTTCGTGGCGGCGGCCCGGGAGGCGCTGGCCCGCGACTGGGCGCGGGTGCCGTCGTCCGCACTCGTCGCCGCGGTCCAGGAGTGGACGCAGCGGACGCTCGTGGACTTCGCCCGGCACAGCCTGAAACCTACGGTCTTCGCCGATCTGTGCTGGAGCACACTGGTCGAGCGGCTCAAGCCGGCGATGGGAGATGAACGGGCCCGCGCGGCTGTCGGCGAGCTGAGCCTGGGGGCACAGCCGCCCGCGGACGCGCACCTCGCCGGCGGGCTGCGCGACCTGGCCGCGGGTACGCTGGGCCGGGAGGAATTCTTGGAGCGGTTCGGCCACCGCGGCCCGAACGAGATGGAACTGAGCCAGCCGCGCTGGGCCGAGGTGCCGCACCAACTCGACGCGCTGGTCCGGTCGGGCGACGGCCACCGGTCGCAACCGGCGGGCGCGACCGAATCCTGGGACCGCGTCGCCGCCGAGGCCAAGTTGACCGGCACCGCGAAGGCGCAGGCGGGCGTGTGGGTGAATCGCTTGCGGACGTACCTCGGACTCCGCGAGGCGGCGAAGCACTACTTACTTCTCGGGTACGCCGTCATCCGCCGGGCGCTGGTCACGATCGACCGCCGCTACGGCTTCCACGGCGGCGTCTTCTACCTGCTGCCCGACGAACTGCCGCTCGTCATCGCGGACTGCTACACGGACCTGGCACCGGGGATCGCGCAGCGGCGAAAACGGCGGCAGGCGGAGTTGTCGCTGGAGGTGCCGCCGGTGCTGTTCAGCGACGATCTGGAGGCGATCGGCCGGCCCCTCCCCGCGCCCGACGGCGGCGACGTGCTCACCGGCGTGGCACTGTCCGCGGGGACCGCCGAGGGGCCGGCGCTGGTGCTGACAGAGCCGACGGCGCCGCCGACGGAGGGGGGCTACGTGCTGGTGTGTCCCTCCACCGACCCGGCGTGGGTGCCGCTCTTCGCGCGCGCCGCGGGGCTGGTAATGGAGACGGGCGGCGTCCTGTCGCACGGGGCGATCGTGGCGCGCGAGTTCGGCCTGCCCGCGGTCGCCGGGTTGCCGGGCGCGGTGCGGCGGCTACGGACGGGGCAACGGGTGCGCGTCGACGGTGGGTGTGGGACGGTGACGGTGCTGGAGTGA
- the rpsJ gene encoding 30S ribosomal protein S10, protein MAANQSERIRIRMEGYDHEVLDRTAGEIVQTARDNGADVHGPIPLPTRIERYTVLRSPHIDRKSREQFEIRTHKRLIDILKPTQKTIEALNKGLNLPPGVDIKIRVITGG, encoded by the coding sequence GTGGCGGCCAACCAGAGCGAGCGCATCCGCATCCGGATGGAAGGGTACGACCACGAGGTTCTCGACCGCACCGCGGGCGAGATCGTGCAGACGGCCCGGGACAACGGCGCCGACGTTCACGGGCCGATTCCGCTGCCGACGCGCATCGAACGGTACACGGTGTTGCGGTCGCCGCACATCGACCGCAAGAGCCGCGAGCAGTTCGAGATCCGCACCCACAAGCGGCTCATCGACATCCTCAAGCCGACGCAGAAGACCATCGAGGCGCTCAACAAGGGGCTCAACCTGCCCCCGGGCGTGGACATCAAGATCCGCGTCATCACCGGCGGCTGA
- the rplV gene encoding 50S ribosomal protein L22, whose amino-acid sequence MEYKAVHRYADQGPRKIRVFADLIRGRNADEAIEMLKFYHNRGARLLEKVVKSALGNADDRECPDLDALVVTEARVDEAPMFKRIQPRARGTAFPIKRRMSHIHVTLGEPAEG is encoded by the coding sequence ATGGAATACAAGGCCGTACACCGCTACGCCGACCAGGGCCCCCGCAAGATCCGCGTGTTCGCGGACCTGATCCGCGGGCGGAACGCGGACGAAGCGATCGAGATGCTGAAGTTCTACCACAACCGGGGCGCCCGGCTGTTGGAGAAGGTCGTCAAGAGCGCCCTCGGGAACGCCGACGACCGCGAGTGCCCGGACCTCGACGCCCTTGTCGTGACCGAGGCCCGCGTCGACGAGGCGCCGATGTTCAAGCGGATCCAGCCCCGGGCGCGCGGCACCGCGTTCCCGATCAAGCGGCGGATGTCGCACATCCACGTCACTCTCGGCGAACCCGCCGAAGGCTGA
- the rplW gene encoding 50S ribosomal protein L23, with product MPRPRPHPKRYVRKLAARKPCVHGEPGIELRPYQVLLKPLVTEKGTHQSTRYNAYTFQVNPIADKTQIRKAVEELFNVRVTDVRTMNRKGKTRRFRQEEGSLPAWKKAIVALHPDDKIEFY from the coding sequence ATGCCGCGTCCCCGTCCACACCCGAAGCGGTACGTGCGGAAGCTCGCCGCCCGCAAGCCGTGCGTCCACGGCGAGCCGGGGATCGAGCTGCGGCCGTACCAAGTGCTCCTGAAGCCCCTCGTCACCGAGAAGGGCACCCACCAGAGCACGCGGTACAACGCGTACACCTTCCAGGTGAACCCGATCGCCGACAAGACGCAGATCCGGAAGGCGGTCGAGGAGCTGTTCAACGTCCGCGTCACCGACGTGCGGACGATGAACCGGAAGGGGAAGACCCGCCGGTTCCGCCAGGAAGAGGGTTCGCTGCCGGCCTGGAAGAAAGCCATCGTGGCGCTGCACCCGGACGACAAGATCGAGTTCTATTGA
- the rplB gene encoding 50S ribosomal protein L2: MGIKQYKPTSAGRRGGSVSDFADCTFPGVNKPEKSLLSPIKKSGGRNHHGITTTRFRGGGHKRMYRQIDFKRKRDGVEAVVISVEYDPNRSARIALIEYPKDEKYDNAKSYILAPVGMKAGDKVISGETEAVEPKPGNCMPLWKVPLGMAVHNVELTPGRGGQICRSAGCSATLSAREKDWAQLTMPSGEIRRVSSKCRATIGSVSNPEHMNISLGKAGRNRWKGRKPHNRGMAMNPIDHPMGGGEGRSKSGGQPKGPTGVLSKGGKTRKDRKPGGGAILRRRPSGKHQKSS; this comes from the coding sequence ATGGGCATCAAGCAATACAAGCCGACCTCCGCCGGCCGCCGCGGCGGGAGCGTGTCCGACTTCGCGGACTGCACGTTCCCCGGCGTCAACAAGCCGGAAAAGTCGCTGCTGTCGCCGATCAAGAAGAGCGGCGGGCGGAACCACCACGGCATCACCACCACCCGGTTCCGTGGGGGTGGTCACAAGCGGATGTACCGCCAGATCGACTTCAAGCGGAAGCGCGACGGCGTCGAGGCGGTGGTGATCTCGGTCGAGTACGACCCGAACCGCAGCGCCCGCATCGCGCTCATCGAATACCCGAAGGACGAGAAGTACGACAACGCCAAGAGCTACATCCTGGCCCCGGTCGGGATGAAGGCCGGCGACAAGGTCATCTCGGGCGAGACCGAGGCCGTCGAGCCGAAGCCGGGCAACTGCATGCCGCTGTGGAAGGTGCCCCTCGGCATGGCCGTCCACAACGTCGAGCTGACCCCCGGCCGCGGCGGTCAGATCTGCCGCTCCGCCGGGTGCTCGGCCACGCTGAGCGCCCGCGAGAAGGACTGGGCGCAGCTGACGATGCCGAGCGGGGAAATCCGCCGCGTGTCGAGCAAGTGCCGGGCGACGATCGGCAGCGTGTCGAACCCCGAGCACATGAACATCAGCCTCGGCAAGGCCGGGCGGAACCGGTGGAAGGGCCGCAAGCCGCACAACCGCGGCATGGCCATGAACCCGATCGACCACCCGATGGGCGGCGGCGAGGGGCGCAGCAAGAGCGGCGGCCAGCCGAAGGGCCCGACGGGCGTGCTGTCGAAGGGCGGCAAGACGCGCAAGGACCGCAAGCCCGGCGGCGGCGCCATCCTGCGGCGGCGCCCGAGCGGCAAGCACCAGAAGAGCAGTTAA
- the pheT gene encoding phenylalanine--tRNA ligase subunit beta — protein MLVPLSWLRDLVALPADPAILVERLTLAGLEAAGVTVFGLPVPTGLRVKPERAGLVWERDKVVLGRVLKIEKHPDADKLKLVTIDYGAAEPKTVVTGAPNIAPGQSGMKVVLGLRGTKYFYADKEGKKAVFTLEPKALRGIMNDAMCMSNYELGISDEHEGIILLDDADPAPGTPVADVLGDVVVELDVLPNMARCLSLIGIAREVAALTGAATTIAEPTVQTIADQIAGKVSVEIADPKLCGRYTATIIRNVTIGPAPRWMRSRLDAAGMRPISNAVDITNYVMLEYGQPLHAFDYDALVARAGGKAPVITVRPAKAGEKLKTLDGQDRELGPDNLVIADAAGPVALAGVMGGFDTEVTAATKSILLESAAFDFVSVRKTARQFTLFSEASTRFAKGVHPELAKPAAVRAAELFRTLAGGEVLSGIVDSYPAPVPPQVIDLTPAAIRRVLGFDIPPAEVVRVLSALQFQVESKGEGWRVATPPTRLDIQAGVADLIEELARVYGYDHLPDTRLSQPLPEQLGNRPLELEEHVRDLLADQGLQECITYSLTGAATEGKLSTGRSHVALLNPISPDRGVMRTTLLPGLLEVAQRNLLAADAVSLFEIGVVFLPVAGQPLPAEPRRLALVQSGRRTAAAWDDPLGTKPAAFDFFDLKGVIEALTADLHLSASFRTAKGLAHLHPGRAAEVVVNGAAVGAIGELHPTVAASFGLGERAVQVAELDLDALLAAVPVRFPYRPFPTVPPAKRDVAVIVPADTPADAVLAEIRAAGGDLLTGAELFDVYTGDRIPAGTRSLAFALVYQPADKTLTDKEIDKAHQKIEGRLRHVLKAQIRGKDV, from the coding sequence ATGCTCGTCCCGCTCTCTTGGCTCCGCGACCTCGTTGCGCTCCCGGCCGACCCCGCGATTCTGGTCGAGCGTCTCACGCTCGCCGGCCTGGAAGCCGCGGGCGTGACGGTGTTCGGCCTCCCCGTTCCGACCGGCCTGCGCGTGAAGCCGGAACGCGCCGGCCTGGTGTGGGAGCGCGACAAGGTTGTGCTCGGCAGGGTGCTGAAAATCGAGAAGCACCCCGACGCCGACAAGCTGAAGCTGGTGACGATCGACTACGGCGCGGCCGAGCCGAAAACCGTGGTGACCGGCGCGCCGAACATCGCCCCCGGTCAGAGCGGCATGAAGGTCGTGCTGGGCCTCCGCGGCACGAAGTATTTCTACGCCGACAAGGAGGGCAAGAAGGCCGTCTTCACCCTGGAGCCGAAGGCACTCCGCGGCATCATGAACGACGCGATGTGCATGTCGAACTACGAACTGGGCATCTCCGACGAGCACGAGGGGATCATCCTCCTCGACGACGCCGACCCCGCCCCCGGGACGCCGGTCGCGGACGTGCTCGGTGACGTGGTGGTCGAGCTCGACGTGCTCCCGAACATGGCCCGCTGCCTGTCGCTGATCGGCATCGCCCGCGAGGTTGCGGCCCTCACCGGCGCCGCCACCACGATCGCTGAACCCACGGTGCAGACGATCGCGGACCAGATCGCCGGCAAGGTGTCGGTCGAGATCGCCGACCCGAAGCTGTGCGGTCGCTACACGGCGACAATCATCCGCAACGTGACGATCGGCCCGGCCCCGCGCTGGATGCGGTCGCGGCTCGACGCTGCGGGCATGCGGCCGATCTCGAACGCGGTGGACATCACGAACTACGTGATGCTCGAATACGGCCAGCCGCTCCACGCCTTCGACTACGACGCCCTCGTGGCGCGGGCCGGCGGCAAGGCGCCGGTCATCACGGTGCGGCCGGCGAAGGCGGGCGAGAAGCTGAAGACGCTCGACGGCCAGGACCGCGAGTTGGGGCCGGACAACCTCGTCATCGCCGACGCCGCCGGGCCGGTCGCGCTGGCTGGGGTCATGGGCGGGTTCGACACCGAAGTCACGGCGGCGACCAAGTCCATCCTGCTGGAGTCGGCGGCGTTCGACTTCGTGAGCGTGCGCAAGACGGCGCGGCAGTTCACACTGTTCAGCGAGGCGAGCACGCGGTTCGCCAAGGGCGTCCACCCCGAGCTGGCGAAGCCGGCCGCGGTCCGCGCCGCGGAGCTGTTCCGCACCCTGGCCGGCGGCGAGGTGCTGAGCGGAATCGTGGACAGCTACCCCGCGCCGGTGCCGCCGCAGGTGATCGACCTGACGCCCGCCGCGATCCGCCGCGTTCTCGGCTTCGACATCCCGCCCGCCGAAGTCGTGCGCGTGCTGTCGGCGCTTCAGTTCCAGGTTGAGTCGAAGGGTGAGGGCTGGCGCGTGGCCACGCCGCCGACGCGGCTCGACATCCAGGCCGGTGTCGCCGACCTGATCGAGGAACTGGCCCGCGTCTACGGCTACGACCACCTGCCGGACACGCGGCTGTCGCAGCCCCTGCCCGAACAACTGGGGAATCGGCCGCTGGAACTGGAGGAGCACGTCCGCGACCTGCTCGCCGACCAGGGCTTGCAGGAGTGCATCACCTACTCGCTGACCGGGGCCGCGACGGAAGGGAAACTGTCTACGGGTCGGTCGCACGTCGCGCTGTTGAACCCGATCAGCCCCGACCGCGGCGTGATGCGGACGACGCTGCTGCCGGGCCTGCTCGAAGTCGCGCAGCGGAACCTCCTGGCGGCCGACGCCGTGAGCCTTTTCGAGATCGGCGTCGTGTTCCTGCCGGTGGCCGGTCAGCCGCTTCCGGCCGAGCCGCGGCGGCTGGCGCTGGTGCAGAGTGGCCGCCGCACCGCCGCCGCGTGGGACGACCCACTCGGCACCAAGCCGGCGGCGTTCGACTTCTTCGACCTCAAAGGCGTAATCGAGGCGCTCACGGCCGACCTGCACCTGTCGGCGTCGTTCCGCACCGCGAAGGGCCTGGCGCACCTGCACCCGGGCCGGGCCGCGGAGGTGGTCGTGAACGGCGCGGCGGTCGGGGCGATCGGCGAACTCCACCCGACGGTCGCGGCGAGCTTCGGACTCGGGGAGCGGGCGGTTCAGGTGGCCGAGCTCGATCTCGACGCGCTGCTCGCGGCAGTGCCGGTGCGGTTCCCGTACCGGCCGTTCCCGACGGTGCCGCCGGCCAAGCGCGACGTGGCCGTCATCGTGCCCGCCGACACGCCCGCGGACGCGGTGCTGGCCGAGATTCGCGCCGCCGGCGGCGACCTGTTGACGGGGGCGGAACTGTTCGACGTGTACACCGGCGACCGCATCCCGGCCGGCACCCGCAGCCTGGCGTTCGCGCTGGTGTACCAGCCGGCCGACAAGACGCTGACGGACAAGGAAATCGACAAGGCCCACCAAAAGATCGAGGGTCGGCTCCGGCACGTCCTCAAGGCCCAGATTCGCGGGAAGGATGTGTGA